Within the Marixanthomonas sp. SCSIO 43207 genome, the region TGGCAAATGGAATTTTGATAAAAGTAACCGAAAAAAATGGAAAGGCTCACCTACAATTCCGCATGAAAAAGGGTTCAGAAAGGATGTTTCAGATATTGTTTCACTTCTGAAAAAAAGAAATATTAAAACCATTGGCACTATTGACGATAAAAATTTTAATTGGCCTACCAGCCGTAAAGACTGCTTGACGGTTCTTTCTTATTTCTGTTCAAATTTATTACAGCATTTTGGAGATTATCAAGATGCTATGCATACAGATGAGTATTATTTATTTCATTCAAGACTGTCGTTTGCAATGAATAGTAAAATGCTCTCGCCCAAAGAGGTAGTTGATAAGGTGATTTCGTATTGGCAAGATCATAAAAAAGATATAGATATTTCGCAAGTAGAAGGATTTGTGCGTCAAATTTTGGGTTGGAGAGAATATATGAGAGGAATCTATTGGAAAGAAATGCCGGGTTATAGACGCAGCAATAAACTTGACAACCAAAATAAGCTCCCCGATTTTTATTGGACCGGAGACACCAAGATGAATTGTTTAAGTCATGCCATAAAACAAAGCTTAAATCAAGCCTACGCACATCATATACAACGATTGATGATTACCGGTAATTTTGCATTGCTTATGCAGTGTCACCCAGATGAAGTAGATGAATGGTATTTGGGCATTTACATAGATGCCATCGAGTGGGTTGAAATCACTAACACAAGAGGTATGTCACAATTTGCAGATGGTGGCATTGTAGCTACAAAACCCTATGTATCTAGTGGTAATTACATTAATAAAATGAGCAATTATTGTAAAGATTGTCATTATTCTGTTTCAAATAAAACGGAAGAAAACGCCTGTCCATTTAATAGCTTATATTGGAATTTTCTTGATGACAAAAAAGACCATTTTAAGAATAATCAACGTATGAATATGATGATGAATTTACTTGATAAAAAATCTGCTGAAGAACTTTCAGCACTAAAAAAGAGAGCTGCCGATATTATAAAAAACCCTTCAAATTTTTAGATTAGTTATTAATTTTATAATTAATTTGTTAAATAAATGAATTTTAGAAGCAATTAACAATCAAAGTTAAACACAGGTTAAAGTATATATTGCCTATTCAATTTTGTTGTAGCTTTAATTCAACTTAACAAATAAAACTTATATTATGAGAGACTTAATTTGGCTTATTGTAGTAATATTAATTATTGGATGGCTAGTTGGATACATAGGATTTCCAGATGCTGTTGGTAGCTTAATACACATTTTACTAGTACTAGCAGTAATTGGAATTTTATACCGTCTTGCCACCGGCAGAAGACCATAAATTAAACACCAACCTTTAAAACTAAAATTATGAAAAAAATCTTTTTATTAGTATTCGTTGCAGGATTATTAAGTACCGGCTTTGTAAGTTGCCGTGAAAATAAATCAATAGGAGATGAAGTTGAAGATGTTGCAGATGACGTTGAAGATGCAGTAGATTAATTTTTGAAATCTCCTACAAGTAAAACTCTCTTTTTTGTGATAGAAAAAGAGAGTTTTATGTTTTTAAGCATTTGCTACCAAACTTTTATATTCTGGATGTCTTTTTATATAGCCAGACACAAAAGGACATAAGGACACCAGTTTCATGTCCTTCTCTTTTATAAGATGTAAAACTTTTTTTACCATAGCAGAAGCAATCCCTTTGCCTTCAAATTCTTTAGGAACTTCAGTATGTAATATATACAACTTGTTATCTTTCTTTTTATAATCCATTATTGCCATTTTATCTTGTATCTCTACTTCAAAACGGCTTTTATCTGTATTATCATTCAATTCTATTTCCATACCTTATTTTTTTCTTAAAGATAATGATTTATAAAGCGTTCTTTATCAATTTCTGTACTTTTACCAAAATAATTAATGTGATGAAAAAAACACTTTTACTTCTTGTAATTTCTGTAACATTTTTTGCCTGTAACGATTCAAAAAAGGATGAAAAAACTATTTCTTCCGAAGGAAAAACAGAAAGCAAACCTCTTGAAAATGCAACTACAGCAGAAAAGATTGCTTATGCCAATGGATATGACAACTGGAAAAATGTATCTGAAATTAACTTTACCTTTAATGTAGATCGAGGCGAACAGCACTTTGAAAGATCGTGGACCTGGAAGCCTAATGAAAATATGGTTAAAATGATTTCTCAAAAAGATACTGTTACGTATAATAGGTCTAAAGTTGATAGTACTACTCAAAAGGCTGACGCTGCGTTTATAAACGATAAATTTTGGCTTTTAGCACCGTTTAATCTAGTATGGGATACGGGTACTACATTTTCAGAAAAAAAGAACGTAATCGCTCCTATTTCAAAAGATACCCTTAACCAACTTACAGTTGTATATGGTAATGATGGAGGTTACACACCGGGTGATGCCTATGACTTTTTCTATGATGAAAACCATAAAATTAAAGAATGGAATTTTAGAAAAGGAAATGATTCAGTACCAACTATGACAACTACTTGGGAAAAGTATGAAAATCACAAAGGTCTTGAAATAGCTACTACTCATAAAGATAGCACGGGTGGTTTTAAGCTATATTTCAGTAATATTTCTGTAAAAAATTAATTTACTCTTTAAGCAATCGTTGAGTAAGAACAATATTCTCATTAGTATCTTGGAGACTCACAAGATACATACCTTGTTGTAAGGCCGAAACATTAATTTGTGATGCGTTATTTTTACTGAAATCTGAAAGTTGAGATAAAATAAGTCTTCCTTGTAAATCATACACTAACACTCTTAAGGATTGTTTGCTTTCAAACATAACCGTAATCATGTCTGAAGCAGGGTTAGGATAAACAACTCCTTTTGTTGCTAGTCCTTTTGTAAAATAGTCTTCAGCAAAAGAAAAGGCATGTTTACCTAACTTTTCACCTATTATTCTTCCGGGAATATCGTCTATTGGAGGGTGAATTCCTCCCCATATTCTAGACAAGCTACATTGGTCTGATGCATCTCTATAGGTTGCCCACTGTAACTCTATATCTATACTTGGGCCATTTTCAAATACTAAAAACTCATTTTTCTTAGCATCAAATGTACCCATCCCTCCCGGAAAGAAGGGATCTCCGGTTAGCAAGGTTAAAATTTCTGCAGCTGCTCTAGAGAAGGTTGAATGACCAGAAACATAGCCTGCAAAAGGAGGTGTAACAAAAGACGGGCGTTGATAAGGAAACCATTCTTCGGCCAACATCCACCCTACTCCGGCTACGTCTTCATTAGGATCTACAATCTCTCCAGGACCTTTCCAAGCGTATAATTTGATTTTATGAAGGTTTTCATTAAATGCACCGGCAAGCGGATCGCCTTCTTGAACCAATTCAATATAATTATCTATCAATGGAATACCGTGTGGATTGTATCTTGGTAATTCAGGGTTGCTTGATTGCCCTTGATCACTCATATATCGAATTGAACTTACAGGTCTTACATAATCATAATACCCTTTTATTCCCCAGGCTGTAACGGCTACATCGTGCATGGCTCCGCCCAAAATAAAATAAGATTTCACATCCCACTCTAATTCAGATAGCGGCTGTCCTTCTCCTTTAAATTTTTTAATTAATTCAGGTTGATCACTTACATAGTTTAAAATGGTAAACCAGTGACCGGGAGGCGTCTCACTATCGGGTCCGTCTGCCCAAAATTCTGCCAACACGCGAGCATAATCTCCTCTTGGCACTAACTGTTCTTGATAGGGCTCTCCTGTAGCAGGGTTTAAAGTATGCCCTTTTCCGGGATCACCTCCATTATTATAGTCATAAAAAGTTTTGTATTCTTCAAAAGTTGAAGGAAAATCTTGACTATCAAAGTTACCAATGCTACTTGGAGATATATCGATCATTACGTTATCTGCCGGATCTAAATGTGAGCTCCACACAGAAACCATAGCAAAACTCCATTTGTAAGGATCATCAATACCTAAGTAATTTTGCATATACCAAGGGTCCCCGGGATCATAATAACAGTTATAATCAAACTCTGGAGTGGTATAGGTTTGCTTTTCTTCTTCGGATAACGAAAACGGAACAACAGCTCCCCATTCAGGTCCCAAAAAGGGAGGTTGTCCTCCGGGTATAGTGTTTCCGCTTTGGTCTACCCAATTTTCAACTTTTAATGGTTGCCAATGATTAGGATGTTCAAGCGTAGGATTACCTACCAAATCAAGGTTTAATGGTTCATTTAATGGTGTGTAAACTCTATTTTCATAATCATTAGCTTCATTTGATCCATCTTGTAATCCAAACTGTATCAACTGCTGTGCAATATAATTACCTAAAGCAGCCGGATTTCCGTTACTATAATCTGTGGCAGTATAGTTGGTATCATAATTCAATTGATTCATTAATTCATTGATTGATTCAACTATATCTTCATTACCTGGAGAGTTTTTAAAACGGTGTAACATTAATCTATACACCGCATAACTAATTGCTTTATTTTTAGCTTCTGAAACTGCCTCAGAGGTAGAAAAGCCAGTAAACTCGCACTTAAAACCATCAATAGAATTTCCTAAAAAATAAGGCGCGGCATTAGTATCAAAAACAGCCCAAGCATCATACATAGCCACAGAGGTGTGAAATAAATTTCGAGCGTGAATGGTTGGTCTTGCAAAGTCATTTCGTATACCGTGTAATACCTCTTCATTCCACTTACGAGCAATAGATTGTGCTATTGAAGCTGTAGAAATACTAAGTATACAGAAAGCGAGTACTAATCTTTTCATAGTAGCATCAAAAGTACAAAACCTCACTTAATCAAAGCGTTAAAATTTATTCTTGAAGGATAAATACATTTCAATAAGAAACCATATTAAATTACTATTTTTGTTAGAAGCCGAAACCAACTGTTTATGAACTACCAGAATTCTTTTGAATTTGCTCAAAAAAAAGATACTGAAGACAGCCTATCTTCTTTCAGAAATAAATTTCACATTCCTACAGACTCTAGCAGTAATGAATTAATTTACCTATGCGGAAACAGCTTAGGGTTACAACCCAAAACAACTTCAAAATATATTGAAGAAGAATTAAACGATTGGGCAACACTAGGCGTTGAAGGCCACACCGAAGGCAAACACCCTTGGCTACCCTACCACGAGTTTTTGTCACAAAGTATGGCAAAAATTGTTGGAGCAAAACCCAGTGAGGTGGTGATGATGAACACACTTACCACCAACCTTCATTTAATGATGGTTTCATTTTATCAACCCACAGCAAAAAAATATAAAATTGTTATAGAAGCCGATGCTTTTCCCAGCGACAAATACGCTATGGAAAGTCAATTAAGGTTTCACGGGTTTGATGAAAAAGAAGGACTTATTCTCTGGAAGCCTAGAGAAGGTGAAGAGTTATGCCGGTTTGAAGATTTAGAAACAATTTTAAGTGAGCAAGGTAATGAAATCGCGTTATTAATGATTGGCAGTACAAACTACTATAGTGGTCAAGCCTATCCTTTAAAAAAAATCACTCAATTAGGCCATAAACACAATTGTAAAGTAGGGTTTGACTTGGCACACGGAGCCGGAAACATTCAGCCTAATTTGCATGACACCGGAGCCGATTTTGCTGTTTGGTGTAGCTATAAATACCTAAATAGCGGCCCCGGAAGTTTAGGCGGTTGTTTTGTACATGAGCGCCACGCAAACAATAAAGACTTAAAACGTTTTACCGGTTGGTGGGGCCATAACAAAGAAACGCGCTTTAATATGCGAAAAGAATTTGACGCTCTACCTGGCGCCGAAGGATGGCAATTAAGTAATCCTCCAATCTTATCTATGGCAGCAATTAGAGCCTCTTTAGATGTTTTTGAAGAAGCCGGTTTTGAAAATATTCGGGAAAAATCATTACAACTCACAGGTTTTTTAGAATTTCTTCTAGACGAAATGCATAACGAAAGTATTTCTGTTATTACTCCAAGAAACCCTGAAGAACGTGGCTGTCAATTATCCATTCAAGTAAAAAATGCCGATAAAAATTTACATACCAAGTTAACCGAAGCCGGTGTAATTAGCGATTGGCGAGAACCTGACGTTATTCGTATTGCCCCTGCCCCACTTTACAACAGCTTTAGCGATGTGTTCCAATTTGTTCAAAAGCTGAAACAAGTAGTAACCAATTAATGTCGAGCAGCAAACCTCACCTTTATGAATACAAATGAAAACATATTAGTAATTGGCGCAGGACTCTGCGGAAGCCTACTCACATTACGTTTAGCACAACGTGGCTATCAAGTAACTTTGGTTGAAAAAAGGCCAGACCTACGCAAAGTCACTCAAGATGCAGGTCGCTCAATCAATTTGGCTTTAAGTAATCGAGGACTTCGTGGTTTGCGTCTAGCCGGTATTGAAGAAGATGCAAAAAAACTATGTATCCCAATGAATGGCCGTATGATTCACGATAGACAAGGCAACACCTTTTTAAGCAAATACAGCGGACGTACAAACGAATACATCAATTCTGTTTCTAGACCAGGGTTAAATAAACTTTTATTAAATGCCGCAGAGGCAATGCCCAATGTAAAATTGATTTTTAATCACGGTTGTAAAACTGTTGACTTACCCAATGCTTCGGCAACATTTAAAAATTATGAAACTAACCAAGAAGTAACTTTAACTGGTGATGTATTGTTAGGAACTGATGGTGCCGGATCTGCTGTACGAAAAAGTATGTTTCTGCATAAAAAGTTTTTGTTCAGTTTTTCGCAAGAGTGGTTAACTCACGGCTATAAAGAACTGGAGATTCCTTCTGCAAAAGATGGAGGTTATCGCACCTACACCAATGCATTGCATATTTGGCCTCGAGGTGAAGATATGCTTATCGCCTTACCAAATCTAGACGGAAGCTTCACGGTAACATTATTTCTTCGGTATAAAAACAGCAATTATTGTTTTGAAAACTTAGACACACCAGAGCGAGTTACTGAATATTTCAAAAAAGAATTTCCAGACGCGCTAGAGTTAATGCCAAATCTAGCCGAAGAGTTTTTCAATAATCCTACGGGACCATTAGGCACTATCAAATGCTCACCTTGGAGCACCTACGGAAAAACATTGATACTTGGTGACGCTGCTCACGCGATTGTTCCGTTTTATGGACAAGGAATGAATGCATCATTTGAAGATGTTGTTGTATTTGATGAAATTTTAAATCGCTTTGAAGGCAAAAATGATGAAAAAACCGACTGGGAGACTGTCTTTTCAGAATATGAAGCCAACCGGAAAAAAGACACTGATGCTATTGCAGATCTAGCAGTAGACAACTTCCATGAAATGAAAGAGCACACTGCGAGTCCTTTATTTCAGAAAAAAAGAAAGTTAGAAACTGCTTTTGAAGCCGAATTTCCAGAGGAATATTACAGTAAATATTCTTTGGTTACTTTTAATGAGCATATAACATATGAGGAAGCCTTACGGAAAGGACGAGCACAAGATAAAGCTATACTTAATTTAATTGACGATGGCAAATTGCCAGATTCGTTATCGCTTCAGGAAAAATTGAAATTGGTAAAACGAGAAACAAAAGAAATCATGCACGATGATTCTGTTGTAAAAAATTTAAAATAAAGATGAGTAAATCAAGTAGACTAGTCGATGGTAAAGCCACTCCTAGAGGAGCATATCCACATGTAAAACGTGTAGGTGATTTTATATTTATAAGTGGAACAAGCTCAAGATTGCCAGATAACACCATCGCAGGTGCTAATAAGGTAGATGAAATGGGCAGTATGGAGTTTGATATAAGGCAACAAACACGGGCAGTTCTTGAGAATATACAAGATTACTTAGCCACAGAAGGAGCCACTCTAGAAGATGTTGTTGATGTAACCACATTTTTGGTAAATATGAATGATTTTGCCGGTTATAATGAGGTATACGCAGAGTTTTTTAAAAAAGAAACCGGACCTGCGAGAACAACCGTTGCAGTGCATCAATTGCCACACCCACATTTAATGGTTGAGATTAAAGCGATGGCTTATAAACCAAAAAAGTGAGGTTAAAACTTTTAATGAGTACTAATAGAAGTAATATTCAATTCACTACGTTTTCTATAATCAGATACTTTAAGGATGTGATTTTTAATGTAATCCTGATTTATATCCTGTTTGAAATTTACCTCTATTTAAATACTGTTCATAATCCTGTAGTACTTATTTTCGGTATTTTAATATCATTGGTTTTGCTTTTAAATAGCACTATTGAAATTAATCTTTACAAAACTTGTTTAGTAATTAAAAGAGTCTATTTTTTCAGATTATTTAGTCACAAAACTAGATTTAATCTTAGTGAAATAAATGAATTAACATTTGAAGGGAATTTCTCTAAAAAATCAGATCTTATAGAAGATATACTAAGTTTTATCATTTTTCCTTTAGGTGCTAAAAACACTCTTAAGATACATACCAAAAGAAAGACGTATCAATATAGAGTGTATATTTATAAAGAAAAACTTCGTAAAATAGCAGAAATGGTAAACACGAAATAGTTTTAAAACTCTCATTAACACTTATATAATATGAAAAAAATAGCACATATCTTTTTAGTTTTGGCAATATGTATAGGGACATCTCAACTTGTTTTTTCACAATCTTTTGAAGTCTCAAAAAAGCCATTTTCAATAGGCGAATCACTTACGTTTCAATCCAAAGTTTTAAATGAAGAACGAATTTTAAATATCTATTTACCACAAAATTTTTCCGAAGAGAAAGAATATCCGGTTATTTATTTATTAGATGGCTCTGCCGATGAAGATTTTATTCACATCTCCGGTTTGGTGCAGTTTGGTTCTTTTTCATGGATAAATATGGTTCCTGAAACTATTGTAGTAGGTGTAGCCAATGTAAGCCGAAATAGAGATTTTACCTATCCTTCAACAGACAAAGAATACGTAGAGAAATATCCTGAAACTGGTCATTCAGAAAAATTTATAGAATTTATTGAAAATGAACTGCAACCTCTAATAGAAAAACAAT harbors:
- a CDS encoding lmo0937 family membrane protein, with product MRDLIWLIVVILIIGWLVGYIGFPDAVGSLIHILLVLAVIGILYRLATGRRP
- the kynU gene encoding kynureninase, producing the protein MNYQNSFEFAQKKDTEDSLSSFRNKFHIPTDSSSNELIYLCGNSLGLQPKTTSKYIEEELNDWATLGVEGHTEGKHPWLPYHEFLSQSMAKIVGAKPSEVVMMNTLTTNLHLMMVSFYQPTAKKYKIVIEADAFPSDKYAMESQLRFHGFDEKEGLILWKPREGEELCRFEDLETILSEQGNEIALLMIGSTNYYSGQAYPLKKITQLGHKHNCKVGFDLAHGAGNIQPNLHDTGADFAVWCSYKYLNSGPGSLGGCFVHERHANNKDLKRFTGWWGHNKETRFNMRKEFDALPGAEGWQLSNPPILSMAAIRASLDVFEEAGFENIREKSLQLTGFLEFLLDEMHNESISVITPRNPEERGCQLSIQVKNADKNLHTKLTEAGVISDWREPDVIRIAPAPLYNSFSDVFQFVQKLKQVVTN
- a CDS encoding alpha/beta hydrolase, which encodes MKKIAHIFLVLAICIGTSQLVFSQSFEVSKKPFSIGESLTFQSKVLNEERILNIYLPQNFSEEKEYPVIYLLDGSADEDFIHISGLVQFGSFSWINMVPETIVVGVANVSRNRDFTYPSTDKEYVEKYPETGHSEKFIEFIENELQPLIEKQYPVTSEKTLIGQSLGGLLATEILFKKPDLFKNYIIVSPSLWYDFESLLKKEPKAYTSQKSIYVAVGEEGDVMKRVAKELYKKLEKNKRSNTQVYFHFLKEQDHGDALHLAVYNAFEKIFASKQNITD
- a CDS encoding RidA family protein — translated: MSKSSRLVDGKATPRGAYPHVKRVGDFIFISGTSSRLPDNTIAGANKVDEMGSMEFDIRQQTRAVLENIQDYLATEGATLEDVVDVTTFLVNMNDFAGYNEVYAEFFKKETGPARTTVAVHQLPHPHLMVEIKAMAYKPKK
- a CDS encoding cryptochrome/photolyase family protein, translating into MAEKKVKTLRLILGDQLNYKHSWYKNTDKNCLYFIAEMEQETNYVPHHIQKVVAFFQSMRNFSDWLRDNDHKVVYYKLDGKNNAQDLTKNLNHIIESHDIKKFEYQLPDEYRLDEQLQKFCNSLTIDYETCTTEHFYTERNELAEFYEGKKEMTMEYFYRHMRKKHDIMMVNDKDPEGGKWNFDKSNRKKWKGSPTIPHEKGFRKDVSDIVSLLKKRNIKTIGTIDDKNFNWPTSRKDCLTVLSYFCSNLLQHFGDYQDAMHTDEYYLFHSRLSFAMNSKMLSPKEVVDKVISYWQDHKKDIDISQVEGFVRQILGWREYMRGIYWKEMPGYRRSNKLDNQNKLPDFYWTGDTKMNCLSHAIKQSLNQAYAHHIQRLMITGNFALLMQCHPDEVDEWYLGIYIDAIEWVEITNTRGMSQFADGGIVATKPYVSSGNYINKMSNYCKDCHYSVSNKTEENACPFNSLYWNFLDDKKDHFKNNQRMNMMMNLLDKKSAEELSALKKRAADIIKNPSNF
- a CDS encoding T9SS type A sorting domain-containing protein → MKRLVLAFCILSISTASIAQSIARKWNEEVLHGIRNDFARPTIHARNLFHTSVAMYDAWAVFDTNAAPYFLGNSIDGFKCEFTGFSTSEAVSEAKNKAISYAVYRLMLHRFKNSPGNEDIVESINELMNQLNYDTNYTATDYSNGNPAALGNYIAQQLIQFGLQDGSNEANDYENRVYTPLNEPLNLDLVGNPTLEHPNHWQPLKVENWVDQSGNTIPGGQPPFLGPEWGAVVPFSLSEEEKQTYTTPEFDYNCYYDPGDPWYMQNYLGIDDPYKWSFAMVSVWSSHLDPADNVMIDISPSSIGNFDSQDFPSTFEEYKTFYDYNNGGDPGKGHTLNPATGEPYQEQLVPRGDYARVLAEFWADGPDSETPPGHWFTILNYVSDQPELIKKFKGEGQPLSELEWDVKSYFILGGAMHDVAVTAWGIKGYYDYVRPVSSIRYMSDQGQSSNPELPRYNPHGIPLIDNYIELVQEGDPLAGAFNENLHKIKLYAWKGPGEIVDPNEDVAGVGWMLAEEWFPYQRPSFVTPPFAGYVSGHSTFSRAAAEILTLLTGDPFFPGGMGTFDAKKNEFLVFENGPSIDIELQWATYRDASDQCSLSRIWGGIHPPIDDIPGRIIGEKLGKHAFSFAEDYFTKGLATKGVVYPNPASDMITVMFESKQSLRVLVYDLQGRLILSQLSDFSKNNASQINVSALQQGMYLVSLQDTNENIVLTQRLLKE
- a CDS encoding GNAT family N-acetyltransferase, giving the protein MEIELNDNTDKSRFEVEIQDKMAIMDYKKKDNKLYILHTEVPKEFEGKGIASAMVKKVLHLIKEKDMKLVSLCPFVSGYIKRHPEYKSLVANA
- a CDS encoding NAD(P)/FAD-dependent oxidoreductase, translated to MNTNENILVIGAGLCGSLLTLRLAQRGYQVTLVEKRPDLRKVTQDAGRSINLALSNRGLRGLRLAGIEEDAKKLCIPMNGRMIHDRQGNTFLSKYSGRTNEYINSVSRPGLNKLLLNAAEAMPNVKLIFNHGCKTVDLPNASATFKNYETNQEVTLTGDVLLGTDGAGSAVRKSMFLHKKFLFSFSQEWLTHGYKELEIPSAKDGGYRTYTNALHIWPRGEDMLIALPNLDGSFTVTLFLRYKNSNYCFENLDTPERVTEYFKKEFPDALELMPNLAEEFFNNPTGPLGTIKCSPWSTYGKTLILGDAAHAIVPFYGQGMNASFEDVVVFDEILNRFEGKNDEKTDWETVFSEYEANRKKDTDAIADLAVDNFHEMKEHTASPLFQKKRKLETAFEAEFPEEYYSKYSLVTFNEHITYEEALRKGRAQDKAILNLIDDGKLPDSLSLQEKLKLVKRETKEIMHDDSVVKNLK